A genome region from Arachis duranensis cultivar V14167 chromosome 8, aradu.V14167.gnm2.J7QH, whole genome shotgun sequence includes the following:
- the LOC107460530 gene encoding uncharacterized protein LOC107460530 — protein MESSPHSRLSMLISSRPTTPPESPPPPPHTAPVSVPFKWEEAPGKPRQPCHVDTNEKDSSRSLELPPRLLFLEYSNSNNKVSSMDVPSPTTVLAGPYVGRAMSFTTSYRTPRDTHNSFSTFGSARFPTSTNIPHHHPEGTFDFFPPHHNKKVKFPRRYLSLSNNHSNTNSHFWASIYESFKQMVPWKRKQEKQRKRAY, from the exons ATGGAGTCATCACCACACTCAAGGTTGTCCATGCTCATCTCCTCCCGCCCAACCACACCGCCGGAGTCTCCCCCTCCTCCGCCGCACACGGCGCCAGTGTCCGTGCCTTTCAAGTGGGAGGAAGCACCCGGTAAGCCTAGGCAGCCTTGCCACGTGGACACAAACGAAAAGGATAGCAGCAGATCGTTGGAGCTTCCTCCGAGGTTGTTGTTTTTAGAGTACTCCAACTCCAACAACAAAGTGTCCAGCATGGACGTGCCTTCTCCCACCACCGTCTTGGCTGGGCCTTACGTGGGCCGGGCCATGTCCTTCACCACTTCCTACAGAACTCCCCGCGACACTCACAATTCTTTTTCCACTTTTGGGTCTGCAAGGTTTCCCACTTCCACCAACATCCCCCACCATCATCCCGAGGGCACTTTCGACTTTTTCCCTCCTCATCATAATAAGAAGGTTAAGTTCCCACGCCGCTACTTGAGCCTCTCTAACAACCACTCCAACACAAACTCAcatttttgg GCAAGCATTTATGAAAGCTTTAAGCAAATGGTCCCATGGAAACGcaagcaagaaaaacaaagaaaacgaGCTTATTAA
- the LOC107460510 gene encoding PP2A regulatory subunit TAP46: protein MGESRMEEMTLPGLFEKARKIHATVTESGGADDETVRKGCEALEKCEEMVSKLGLFSPNETKDDISTNNLKYLLVPFYLAELTERITQDDRLQVIKASQAKLKEFISFCEAMELVPKEELEFYSQGVPKSVADQRARKIARFKRQRAAESKLLEIKERKERRGRSTRAAALSTPVEAGEEEVLDDDGEEEREAWNTTISLAICKAMDLLEMLKKEEDMLVAVKDKQSKDGDTEFSREALDERAKKAEAWHRDAAVRVQYTKPAQPITCATFAQDVLEGRAKASQAHEHKHQPLIFGPASLLNGSVTTERERMAAQVFQPSHRMPTMSIEEAGLKEMEIMNKWQERNARLMEEANSSWYKDNRPTRPGEDEDEDDDAAQEKARAWDDWKDDNPRGAGNKKLTPCG from the exons ATGGGTGAGAGTAGAATGGAGGAGATGACGCTGCCAGGGCTGTTCGAGAAAGCTCGCAAGATCCACGCCACCGTGACGGAGTCCGGTGGCGCCGACGATGAGACGGTGAGGAAGGGTTGCGAGGCACTCGAGAAGTGCGAGGAGATGGTTAGCAAGCTCGGATTGTTCTCCCCAAACGAGACCAAAGACGATATCTCCACAAACAATCTCAAGTATCTTCTC GTGCCATTTTATCTTGCTGAGCTGACTGAAAGAATAACGCAGGATGATAGGTTACAGGTTATAAAGGCTTCACAGGCAAAGCTTAAG GAATTCATTTCCTTTTGTGAGGCAATGGAGCTGGTCCCAAAAGAGGAGCTAGAATTTTATTCGCAAGGGGTGCCAAAATCTGTTGCTGATCAGAGGGCCAGGAAG ATTGCTAGATTTAAGCGCCAGAGAGCTGCAGAGTCAAAGTTGCTGGAAATAAAAGAGCGAAAAGAACGGCGGGGGCGTTCTACTAGAGCAGCTGCACTTTCAACCCCTGTTGAGGCAGGAGAGGAAGAAGTATTGGATGATGAtggggaagaagaaagggag GCTTGGAATACTACCATATCATTGGCGATTTGCAAG GCAATGGATCTGCTGGAAATGCTGAAGAAAGAGGAAGATATGCTGGTTGCTGTAAAGGATAAACAATCCAAG GATGGAGATACGGAGTTCTCTAGGGAAGCTCTCGATGAACGTGCCAAGAAAGCAGAAGCTTGGCATCGTGATGCTGCAGTTCGTGTACAGTACACTAAACCGGCACAGCCAATCACATGCGCCACTTTTGCTCAGGATGTTCTGGAAGGAAGAGCTAAGGCTTCACAGGCACATGAACACAAACATCAACCGCTAATATTTGGACCAGCCAGTCTTTTGAACGGAAGCGTAACAACCGAGAGGGAAAGAATGGCTGCTCAGGTCTTCCAACCTAGTCATAG GATGCCAACCATGAGCATTGAGGAAGCAGGTCTTAAGGAAATGGAAATAATGAATAAATGGCAAGAGCGAAATGCCAGACTCATGGAAGAAGCCAACTCATCCTGGTACAAAGATAACAGGCCAACAAGGCCAGGAGAAGACGAAGATGAAGATGACGATGCTGCCCAGGAGAAAGCGCGGGCATGGGACGATTGGAAGGATGATAATCCCAGGGGTGCGGGAAACAAGAAACTCACTCCATGCGGCTAA
- the LOC107460511 gene encoding intracellular protein transport protein USO1: MAEDKGFSVLDNRFGYDKKSDTDIMYPMYFGVSCAFFALQALTKPHVEVEKWSEIRDSILQGSAQLLGLIVWKVQKGVPAGKEYSKILFKLSNAEREIENLKKMRHEDAKANEKVVGIFAAQEQSWLHERRKLRQHIGALMNELRVFEKKKDEAVSEMSQKLKEMEDLLESRDKVIQEGEQKRKELEENLAKAEREAEELRESVKLEAQEHSSDLRKHKTAFIELVSNQRQLEAELGRAMKQLEAAKQELGSVLEKKEESELVAQNLSIEIARLHKDLEQKDKILSAMLRKSKLDTAEKQMLLKEVKLSKARRKHAEQESERWKAVSEGKHERHSLKSMLVNLSSRMDVFPAPRVGQHSSTGSSQIAKESDSFPHFADKYLPQRTEGLYWMRAEAERYAALIEQRHHLELDAFAEQMRMKDEKLEAFRWQLLRMELETKQLQSHLEGLVKDVTQLRHDKMRLETLVLEREDELASLKEKFSSQMRSFNCMRNNNSNLHPQPSEPVQQDAVCSKVKVVKRKSGEKEQEIVETLIEVDCEKEVHPVEHDQFNNDANSVVQSQNNEIEVEKDISMEGSSSIMQNQSPNPNQIEVDGAEKIASTSQPSNKTKSPWKMDLHALGVSYKIKRLKQQLVLVERLAGMQASDEKSETSDESRGGMKAYLSLTALLNKQVGRYQSLQEKTDDLCKRMHENDIYARRGEMNGGARSTLEEFLEETFQLQRYIVATGQKLMEIQSKIVSGYGGVAEEMEKSAGIDMKRFADSIKNLFQEVQRGLEVRTSRIIGDLEGTLACDGITSFRR; this comes from the exons ATGGCAGAGGATAAGGGATTCTCTGTCTTGGATAACAGATTTGGGTATGACAAGAAGAGTGACACTGATATTATGTATCCTATGTATTTTGGTGTTTCTTGTGCGTTTTTTGCACTCCAAGCACTCACAAAACCACATGTTGAGGTTGAAAAATGGAGTGAAATCCGTGACAGCATACTCCAAGGGAGTGCACAGCTGCTTGGGTTGATTGTGTGGAAGGTTCAGAAAGGGGTGCCGGCTGGGAAAGAATATAGCAAGATTCTCTTCAAGCTCAGTAATGCTGAGAGGGAGATTGAGAATCTCAAGAAGATGAGGCATGAGGATGCAAAGGCCAATGAGAAAGTTGTGGGGATCTTTGCTGCACAGGAGCAGAGTTGGTTGCATGAAAGGCGGAAACTTCGGCAGCACATTGGGGCTCTGATGAATGAGCTGAGAgtgtttgaaaagaaaaaggatgagGCTGTCTCTGAAATGAGccagaaattgaaggaaatGGAGGATTTGCTGGAGTCCAGGGACAAAGTGATTCAAGAAGGGGAGCAGAAGAGGAAGGAGTTGGAGGAAAATCTTGCAAAGGCTGAAAGGGAAGCagaagaattgagagaatcTGTTAAGCTTGAAGCTCAGGAACACTCCTCTGATCTCAGGAAGCACAAAACTGCCTTCATTGAGCTGGTGTCAAACCAACGGCAGCTAGAAGCAGAGCTTGGCCGTGCCATGAAGCAGTTGGAGGCTGCAAAGCAGGAGCTCGGTTCAGTCttggagaagaaggaggagTCAGAATTGGTGGCCCAAAACTTGTCTATTGAGATTGCAAGGCTACATAAGGATTTGGAGCAGAAAGACAAGATTTTGTCAGCAATGTTGAGGAAATCAAAGCTTGATACAGCGGAGAAGCAAATGCTGTTAAAGGAGGTTAAATTGTCAAAGGCTAGGAGGAAGCATGCTGAGCAAGAATCTGAAAGGTGGAAAGCAGTTTCAGAAGGGAAACATGAGAGACATTCCTTGAAGAGCATGTTGGTGAACTTGAGTTCAAGGATGGATGTTTTCCCTGCTCCTAGAGTTGGCCAGCATAGTTCAACAGGATCATCACAGATTGCAAAGGAATCAGATTCTTTTCCACACTTTGCTGATAAATATTTGCCACAAAGAACTGAAGGCTTGT ATTGGATGCGAGCCGAAGCAGAAAGATACGCGGCTCTGATTGAACAAAGGCACCATTTGGAGCTGGATGCTTTTGCAGAACAAATGAGAATGAAAGATGAGAAGCTAGAGGCGTTTCGCTGGCAGTTGTTGAGAATGGAACTAGAAACAAAGCAGCTTCAGTCACATTTGGAGGGGCTGGTGAAGGATGTTACACAGCTGAGACATGACAAGATGAGATTGGAGACCTTAGTGTTGGAGAGAGAAGATGAACTTGCTTCACTGAAAGAGAAATTTTCCTCACAAATGAGGTCATTCAACTGTATGAGAAATAACAACTCAAATTTGCATCCACAGCCTTCAGAACCAGTGCAACAAGATGCTGTCTGCTCTAAAGTCAAGGTTGTGAAGAGAAAATCAGGtgagaaagaacaagaaattgtgGAAACTTTGATTGAAGTGGATTGTGAAAAGGAAGTGCACCCTGTGGAACATGATCAATTCAATAATGATGCTAATTCAGTAGTGCAGTCTCAAAACAATGAAATTGaagtagaaaaagatatttctATGGAGGGTAGTAGTAGCATTATGCAGAACCAAAGTCCAAATCCTAATCAAATAGAAGTTGATGGTGCTGAAAAGATAGCATCTACCAGCCAGCCATCTAATAAGACAAAATCCCCATGGAAGATGGATCTCCATGCTCTTGGTGTTTCTTACAAGATCAAGAGGCTGAAGCAGCAACTTGTTCTTGTCGAAAGGTTGGCCGGAATGCAGGCAAGTGATGAAAAATCAGAAACCAGTGATGAGAGCAGAGGTGGTATGAAGGCATATCTGTCCTTGACTGCTTTGCTAAATAAACAAGTTGGAAGATACCAGTCCCTCCAAGAAAAGACTGATGATCTTTGCAAAAGGATG CATGAGAATGACATATATGCAAGGCGTGGAGAGATGAATGGTGGTGCAAGATCAACACTAGAAGAGTTTCTAGAGGAGACATTTCAGTTACAAAGGTACATAGTTGCAACAGGACAAAAGCTGATGGAAATCCAATCAAAGATTGTTTCTGGGTATGGTGGGGTGGCAGAGGAGATGGAGAAGAGTGCTGGCATTGACATGAAGCGCTTTGCTGACAGCATCAAGAACCTGTTCCAAGAAGTTCAAAGGGGTCTAGAAGTTCGCACATCAAGAATCATTGGTGACCTTGAGGGAACACTTGCTTGTGATGGAATCACATCTTTCAGGAGATAG